Proteins from a single region of Budorcas taxicolor isolate Tak-1 chromosome 11, Takin1.1, whole genome shotgun sequence:
- the LOC128055259 gene encoding LOW QUALITY PROTEIN: uracil phosphoribosyltransferase homolog (The sequence of the model RefSeq protein was modified relative to this genomic sequence to represent the inferred CDS: inserted 1 base in 1 codon): MATELRCPDSMPCHNQQVNSASTQNPEPQQAGDLIPAHAGGNSDSAAKLTLLSGHAHSSVPAERDPQASGGATFNSENIGGAGNHDAPPSDSLLGDCEVSRQIGAQLKLLPMNDQIRELXTIIRDKTASRGDFMFSADRLIRLVVEEGLNQLPYKECMVTTPTGYKYEGVKFEKGNCGVSIMRSREAMEQGLRDCCPSIRIGKILIQSDEETQRAKVYYAKFPPDIYRRKVLLMYPILSTGNTVIEAVKVLIEHGVQPSVITLLSLFSTPHGAKSIIQEFPEITILTTEVHPVAPTHFGQKYFGTD, from the exons ATGGCCACGGAGTTACGGTGTCCGGACTCCATGCCCTGTCACAATCAGCAAGTAAACTCTGCCTCGACCCAAAACCCTGAGCCGCAGCAAGCTGGAGACCTGATCCCGGCCCACGCTGGGGGAAACAGCGATTCCGCGGCCAAGCTGACTCTTCTCAGCGGGCACGCCCATTCTAGCGTACCGGCTGAGCGGGACCCTCAGGCCTCCGGTGGCGCCACCTTCAACTCAGAAAACATCGGTGGCGCTGGCAACCATGACGCTCCACCCAGCGATTCCCTCCTAGGGGACTGCGAAGTCTCCCGGCAGATCGGGGCGCAGCTTAAGCTCCTGCCAATGAATGATCAGATCCGGGAGC CGACTATCATCAGGGACAAGACAGCCAGTAGAGGGGACTTCATGTTTTCTGCGGATCGTTTGATCAGACTTGTTGTGGAAGAGGGATTGAATCAGCTGCCGTATAAAGAATGCATGGTGACCACTCCAACAGGGTACAAGTATGAAGGAGTGAAATTTGAAAAGGGAAATTGTGGGGTCAGCATAATGAGAAGCCGTGAGGCGATGGAACAAGGTTTACGAGACTGCTGTCCATCCATACGAATTGGAAAGATCCTGATTCAGAGTGATGAGGAGACACAAAGAGCCAAAGTATATTATGCCAAGTTCCCCCCAGACATTTACAGAAGAAAAGTCCTTCTGATGTATCCAATTCTCAGTACTGGAAATACTGTAATTGAAGCTGTAAAAGTTCTCATAGAACATGGAGTTCAACCTAGTGTTATTACCCTACTCAGTCTGTTCTCCACTCCTCATGGTGCCAAATCAATCATTCAAGAGTTTCCAGAGATCACAATTTTAACTACTGAAGTTCATCCTGTTGCACCTACACATTTTGGACAGAAATACTTTGGAACAGACTAA